A section of the Oryzias latipes chromosome 10, ASM223467v1 genome encodes:
- the ssh3 gene encoding protein phosphatase Slingshot homolog 3 isoform X1 yields the protein MALLTLHRIPSIAAAPDESFQRRGRLEKRESFALVKGAVLHLEDGERSDPPKGTSPLASPPTKQGNAASVTKNKHIHAMLEQLRPEDTIKLAVELESVSPVRVRYLIIVSTQGNKQESILLGVDFPRSDSNQCTIGLVLPIWSDTQVYLDGDGGFSVTSAEETRIFKPVSMQTMWSVLQVLHGCCERAVKATLIPGTGLEWAQHYIQHVESDRVCLNEWEAMNDLESVRRDSDGQSSADRLSNEMLIKEHLRDIMRTEDLDNLTSKMVHTTLEKRIGFDMRPYKQYIDNEIVVTMAQMDKPSKIFDYLYLGSEWNAANFEELQKNNVGYILNVTREIDNFFPESFTYMNIRVYDVESTNLLPHWPDTYNFINTARKTGQAVLVHCKMGVSRSASTVIAYAMKQQRWSLETALTYVRECRSIVNPNEGFMKQLQTYNGILTASQMRHSELFRRKSKDLRQKSVRSEKDGKEKPEGKKEDEEEEDSDESTERDYDSQDSPENSEDDSEVFDTSYVESDRVQPKELAEPAVDPVVTLNEPEKVPSSINRSGRMNLFSLMQSICELEDENKGHEQLPGSPRRSPRQRIRSQGRRSLTHQRACVDVSPEPGQSRP from the exons GAAGTGATCCACCGAAGGGAACTTCACCACTTGCATCTCCTCCTACAAAGCAAGGCAACGCAGCATCAGTcacgaaaaacaaacacatccaCGCCATGCTGGAGCAGCTCAGACCGGAAGATACCATCAAGCTG GCAGTGGAGTTGGAGTCTGTCAGTCCAGTCAGAGTCAGGTATCTGATCATCGTCTCCACGCAGGGCAACAAACAGGAGAGCATCCTTCTGGGGGTGGACTTCCCCAGATCAGACAG CAACCAATGCACCATTGGCCTGGTTCTGCCAATATGGAGTGACACACAGGTGTATCTGGATGGAGATgg TGGTTTCAGTGTTACCTCAGCAGAGGAAACCCGAATCTTTAAGCCAGTTTCCATGCAGACCATGTG GTCAGTGTTGCAGGTGCTGCACGGCTGCTGTGAGCGGGCTGTCAAGGCAACGCTGATCCCCGGCACCGGGCTGGAGTGGGCCCAGCACTACATTCAACACGTCGAATCGGATCGGGTCTGCCTCAATGAGTGGGAAGCCATGAATGACCTGGAGTCAGTCCGCAGAGACAGTGACGGACAGAg ttcAGCTGACAGACTTTCCAATGAAATGCTGATCAAAGAGCACCTGAGAGACATCATGAGGACAGAAGACCTGGACAATCTCACCTCTAAAATG GTTCACACTACTCTGGAAAAAAGGATAGGCTTTGATATGAGGCCCTACAAGCAGTACATAGACAACGAGATTGTGGTTACCATGGCGCAGATGGACAAGCCATCCAAAATATTTGACTACTTATACTtg GGCTCAGAGTGGAATGCAGCTAattttgaggagctgcagaaaaacaa TGTCGGCTACATTCTGAACGTGACAAGGGAAATTGACAACTTTTTCCCAGAATCCTTTACCTACATGAACATCAGAGTCTATGACGTGGAATCCACCAACCTGCTTCCCCACTGGCCAGACACATACAACTTTATTAACACTGCAAG GAAAACAGGACAGGCTGTGTTGGTGCACTGCAAGATGGGAGTGTCTCGATCCGCATCCACGGTGATCGCTTATGCCATGAAACAACAGCGCTGGTCACTGGAAACGGCACTGACCTATGTGAGGGAATGCCGATCCATCGTGAATCCCAACGAGGGCTTTATGAAGCAGCTTCAGACCTACAACGGCATCCTCACAGCCAG CCAAATGCGTCACTCTGAACTCTTTAGACGAAAGTCTAAAGACCTTAGACAAAAGTCAGTGAGAAGCGAAaaagacggaaaagaaaagccAGAGGGTAAAAAagaggacgaggaggaagaagacAGTGATGAAAGTACTGAAAGAGATTATGACAGTCAAGACAGTCCAGAGAATTCAGAggatgactcagag GTGTTTGACACTTCTTACGTGGAGTCTGACCGCGTGCAGCCAAAGGAACTAGCAGAGCCAGCAGTCGATCCTGTCGTCACTTTAAATGAACCGGAGAAG GTTCCTTCAAGCATAAACCGCAGCGGGAGGATGAACCTTTTCTCTCTCATGCAGTCCATTTGTGAATTAGAGGATGAAAATAAAGGACATGAACAA CTGCCTGGCAGTCCAAGGAGATCTCCAAGACAGCGGATACGTAGCCAAGGGCGACGGAGTCTGACTCACCAAAGAGCCTGCGTGGACGTTTCACCAGAACCAGGACAAAGCCGGCCCTAA
- the ssh3 gene encoding protein phosphatase Slingshot homolog 3 isoform X2: MLEQLRPEDTIKLAVELESVSPVRVRYLIIVSTQGNKQESILLGVDFPRSDSNQCTIGLVLPIWSDTQVYLDGDGGFSVTSAEETRIFKPVSMQTMWSVLQVLHGCCERAVKATLIPGTGLEWAQHYIQHVESDRVCLNEWEAMNDLESVRRDSDGQSSADRLSNEMLIKEHLRDIMRTEDLDNLTSKMVHTTLEKRIGFDMRPYKQYIDNEIVVTMAQMDKPSKIFDYLYLGSEWNAANFEELQKNNVGYILNVTREIDNFFPESFTYMNIRVYDVESTNLLPHWPDTYNFINTARKTGQAVLVHCKMGVSRSASTVIAYAMKQQRWSLETALTYVRECRSIVNPNEGFMKQLQTYNGILTASQMRHSELFRRKSKDLRQKSVRSEKDGKEKPEGKKEDEEEEDSDESTERDYDSQDSPENSEDDSEVFDTSYVESDRVQPKELAEPAVDPVVTLNEPEKVPSSINRSGRMNLFSLMQSICELEDENKGHEQLPGSPRRSPRQRIRSQGRRSLTHQRACVDVSPEPGQSRP; encoded by the exons ATGCTGGAGCAGCTCAGACCGGAAGATACCATCAAGCTG GCAGTGGAGTTGGAGTCTGTCAGTCCAGTCAGAGTCAGGTATCTGATCATCGTCTCCACGCAGGGCAACAAACAGGAGAGCATCCTTCTGGGGGTGGACTTCCCCAGATCAGACAG CAACCAATGCACCATTGGCCTGGTTCTGCCAATATGGAGTGACACACAGGTGTATCTGGATGGAGATgg TGGTTTCAGTGTTACCTCAGCAGAGGAAACCCGAATCTTTAAGCCAGTTTCCATGCAGACCATGTG GTCAGTGTTGCAGGTGCTGCACGGCTGCTGTGAGCGGGCTGTCAAGGCAACGCTGATCCCCGGCACCGGGCTGGAGTGGGCCCAGCACTACATTCAACACGTCGAATCGGATCGGGTCTGCCTCAATGAGTGGGAAGCCATGAATGACCTGGAGTCAGTCCGCAGAGACAGTGACGGACAGAg ttcAGCTGACAGACTTTCCAATGAAATGCTGATCAAAGAGCACCTGAGAGACATCATGAGGACAGAAGACCTGGACAATCTCACCTCTAAAATG GTTCACACTACTCTGGAAAAAAGGATAGGCTTTGATATGAGGCCCTACAAGCAGTACATAGACAACGAGATTGTGGTTACCATGGCGCAGATGGACAAGCCATCCAAAATATTTGACTACTTATACTtg GGCTCAGAGTGGAATGCAGCTAattttgaggagctgcagaaaaacaa TGTCGGCTACATTCTGAACGTGACAAGGGAAATTGACAACTTTTTCCCAGAATCCTTTACCTACATGAACATCAGAGTCTATGACGTGGAATCCACCAACCTGCTTCCCCACTGGCCAGACACATACAACTTTATTAACACTGCAAG GAAAACAGGACAGGCTGTGTTGGTGCACTGCAAGATGGGAGTGTCTCGATCCGCATCCACGGTGATCGCTTATGCCATGAAACAACAGCGCTGGTCACTGGAAACGGCACTGACCTATGTGAGGGAATGCCGATCCATCGTGAATCCCAACGAGGGCTTTATGAAGCAGCTTCAGACCTACAACGGCATCCTCACAGCCAG CCAAATGCGTCACTCTGAACTCTTTAGACGAAAGTCTAAAGACCTTAGACAAAAGTCAGTGAGAAGCGAAaaagacggaaaagaaaagccAGAGGGTAAAAAagaggacgaggaggaagaagacAGTGATGAAAGTACTGAAAGAGATTATGACAGTCAAGACAGTCCAGAGAATTCAGAggatgactcagag GTGTTTGACACTTCTTACGTGGAGTCTGACCGCGTGCAGCCAAAGGAACTAGCAGAGCCAGCAGTCGATCCTGTCGTCACTTTAAATGAACCGGAGAAG GTTCCTTCAAGCATAAACCGCAGCGGGAGGATGAACCTTTTCTCTCTCATGCAGTCCATTTGTGAATTAGAGGATGAAAATAAAGGACATGAACAA CTGCCTGGCAGTCCAAGGAGATCTCCAAGACAGCGGATACGTAGCCAAGGGCGACGGAGTCTGACTCACCAAAGAGCCTGCGTGGACGTTTCACCAGAACCAGGACAAAGCCGGCCCTAA
- the mrpl18 gene encoding 39S ribosomal protein L18, mitochondrial, which yields MFLNEVSRNVRVLLGQIQRRCPALPANNTTARCMSQAGTDPEPTPDENEVVSPTFVNRNPRNLEQMALAVKDRGWKTTWPHREFYHRLMFSRTQHHVTAQVFSSSSPVPVLSCSTKEWALKKELPSTNCVAACQAVGEVLARRCQQAGITRMVYRAIPWTYRSDSVQAFRSAMKEGGIVLSEPRRKYIGT from the exons ATGTTTTTGAACGAAGTTAGCCGCAATGTTCGGGTTTTGTTGGGTCAAATTCAGCGGAGATGTCCTGCGTTGCCTGCCAATAATACAACAG CTCGGTGCATGAGTCAGGCTGGGACTGATCCGGAGCCGACCCCCGATGAAAACGAAGTCGTGAGCCCCACGTTTGTGAACAGAAACCCGcggaatctggagcagatggcTCTGGCGGTAAAGGACCGAGGCTGGAAGACGACGTGGCCTCACCGGGAGTTCTACCATAG GTTAATGTTCTCTCGCACCCAACACCACGTGACCGCTCAGGTGTTCTCCAGCAGCTCCCCTGTTCCGGTGCTTTCTTGTTCAACCAAAGAGTGGGCCTTGAAGAAGGAGCTGCCATCCACTAACTGCGTGGCTGCCTGTCAGGCTGTGGGAGAGGTGCTGGCCCGCCGATGCCAGCAGGCTGGTATCACGAGAATGGTGTACAGGGCCATTCCCTGGACATACCGCTCCGATTCT GTTCAAGCTTTCAGGAGTGCAATGAAAGAGGGAGGAATCGTTCTCAGCGAACCTAGAAGAAAATACATTGGGACATga
- the tcirg1 gene encoding V-type proton ATPase 116 kDa subunit a isoform X1 has protein sequence MGSMFRSEEVCLVQLFLQSGSAYNCVSELGELGLVEFRDLNPNVNAFQRKFVGEVRRCEELEKTFTFLEQEISRSLSPPLQGPLPLPCPMPSAPQPRELITIEEESERLARELREVSRNRDSLRAQQTQLSQYKGVLNKTHSITASHAPPPALESHGLFDNRQDVRLSFVAGVVHPWKVPSFERLLWRACRGYIIVDFREMDQRLEHPDTGEMVQWTVFLISFWGDQIGQKVKKICDCFHTQTFAYPESPAEREEILQGLNSRIEDIKSVLSQTEAFLQQLLLRSVAILPQWKVRVQKCKAIQMVLNLCSPSVTDKCLIAEAWCPTAKLPELQSALREGGRKSGSGVDSFYNRLPTSTPPPTLFPLNSFTAGFQNIVDAYGVAGYREVNPAVYTIITFPFLFAVMFGDVGHGILMSLAALWMVLEEKDPKLKSSNNEIWKMMFGGRYLILLMGLFSIYTGAIYNECFSRSLSTFASGWHVGPMFDKNIWNASVLGGNKFLSMDPVVSGVFTSPYPFGIDPVWGMANNKLTFLNSYKMKMSVIIGVIHMTFGVCLSFFNYWHFKKMSSVFFVLIPELFFMLCLFGYLVFMVVFKWIAYTPAQSKIAPSILIHFIDMFLFTDNPDNPQLFKGQLVVQKVLVVLALCSVPVLLLGKPMCQYLTFRRRRRQPLQHQEEDRRPLVTEDGSVNTRQGEVEGGAPAEEEEFDVADVFMHQAIHTIEYCLGCISNTASYLRLWALSLAHAQLSEVLWTMVMHIALKWPGYLGSAILVLIFAFFAVLTVSILLVMEGLSAFLHALRLHWVEFQNKFYSGNGYKLVPFSFTSLVHASSAI, from the exons ATGGGTTCCATGTTTCGTAGCGAAGAGGTGTGCCTTGTGCAGCTCTTCCTCCAGTCCGGATCGGCCTACAACTGTGTCAGTGAGCTAGGAGAGCTGGGCCTGGTGGAGTTCAGAGAT TTGAATCCCAACGTGAATGCTTTCCAGAGGAAGTTTGTGGGTGAGGTCAGACGATGCGAGGAACTTGAGAAGACGTTTA CCTTCCTGGAGCAGGAGATCAGTCGCTCCTTGTCTCCGCCCCTGCAGGgtcctcttcctctcccctgCCCAATGCCCTCTGCCCCGCAACCACGTGAGCTCATCACCATAGAGGAGGAGAGCGAGAGGTTAGCCAGGGAGCTCAGGGAG GTTTCCAGGAATAGAGACAGCCTTCGGGCCCAACAGACCCAGCTCAGTCAATACAAAGGAGTTCTGAACAAAACGCactcaatcacagcttcacat GCTCCGCCCCCTGCACTCGAAAGCCACGGGCTGTTTGACAACCGGCAAGATGTCCgtctcag tttTGTTGCAGGAGTGGTGCACCCTTGGAAGGTGCCCTCGTTTGAGCGGCTGCTTTGGAGAGCGTGTCGAGGATACATCATTGTGGATTTCAGGGAGATGGACCAACGGTTGGAACACCCAGACACA GGAGAAATGGTGCAATGGACTGTGTTCCTCATTTCTTTCTGGGGAGACCAGATTGGGCAGAAAGTTAAGAAGATATGTGATTg CTTCCACACGCAGACATTTGCATATCCTGAGAGCCCAGCTGAAAGAGAGGAAATTCTGCAGGGCCTTAATAGCAGAATTGAAGACATTAAATCA GTGCTGTCTCAGACTGAGGccttcctgcagcagctgttgCTGCGATCAGTTGCCATTCTCCCCCAGTGGAAGGTGCGGGTCCAGAAGTGCAAAGCAATCCAGATGGTGTTGAACCTCTGCAGCCCGTCTGTCACAGACAAATGTCTGATTGCCGAGGCCTGGTGTCCCACTGCCAAGCTGCCAGAGCTGCAGAGCGCCTtgagggagggaggg AGGAAGAGCGGCAGCGGGGTTGACTCCTTCTACAACCGCCTGCCCACTTCTACTCCCCCTCCAACTCTGTTTCCCCTCAACTCTTTCACAGCTGGCTTCCAGAACATTGTTGATGCCTACGGAGTAGCCGGCTACCGCGAAGTCAACCCAG CGGTGTACACTATAATTACGTTCCCCTTCCTGTTCGCCGTCATGTTTGGGGATGTGGGTCATGGGATTCTCATGTCCCTGGCTGCCCTCTGGATGGTCCTTGAGGAGAAGGACCCCAAACTCAAGAGTAGTAATAATGAG ATCTGGAAGATGATGTTTGGAGGAAGGTATCTGATTCTCCTGATGGGACTGTTCTCCATCTACACCGGCGCTATTTACAACGAGTGTTTCAGCAGAAGTCTGAGTACCTTCGCCTCAGGGTGGCACGTTGGCCCCATGTTTGACAAGAACATATGGAA TGCATCAGTTCTAGGGGGGAACAAGTTCTTGAGCATGGATCCTGTTGTGTCCGGTGTTTTCACCAGCCCATACCCGTTTGGAATTGACCCA GTTTGGGGCATGGCTAACAACAAACTAACCTTCTTAAACTCCTACAAGATGAAGATGTCAGTCATCATCGGCGTCATACACATGACTTTTGGAGTCTGCTTGTCATTCTTCAACTACTG gcACTTTAAAAAGATGAGCAGCGTGTTCTTTGTTCTAATCCCAGAGCTGTTCTTCATGCTGTGTCTGTTCGGTTACCTGGTGTTCATGGTGGTCTTTAAGTGGATTGCCTACACCCCTGCTCAGTCCAAAATTGCTCCCAGTATTTTAATCCACTTTATAGACATGTTCCTCTTCACTGACAACCCAGACAACCCGCAGCTTTTCAAGGGACAG CTGGTGGTGCAGAAGGTTTTGGTAGTGCTGGCTCTCTGCTCAGTCCCGGTCCTGCTGCTGGGGAAGCCCATGTGTCAGTACCTCACATTTAGGAGGAGACGACGACAACCCTTG CAGCACCAGGAGGAAGACAGACGCCCGCTGGTGACGGAGGACGGCTCTGTCAACACTCGCCAGGGGGAGGTGGAGGGTGGAGCTCCAGCAGAAGAGGAA GAGTTTGATGTTGCTGATGTGTTCATGCATCAAGCCATCCACACCATAGAATACTGCCTGGGCTGTATATCCAACACAGCGTCTTACCTTCGACTCTGGGCCCTCAGTTTGGCACATGCAC AGCTGTCGGAGGTGCTCTGGACGATGGTCATGCACATAGCGCTGAAATGGCCGGGCTACCTGGGCTCTGCCATTCTAGTCTTGATTTTTGCCTTCTTTGCAGTGTTAACGGTTTCCATCCTCCTAGTTATGGAAGGCCTCTCAGCTTTCCTGCATGCTCTCCGTCTGCACTG GGTGGAATTTCAGAATAAGTTCTACAGCGGAAACGGCTACAAACTCGTCCCTTTCTCCTTCACATCTTTGGTCCACGCCTCTTCAGCGATATGA
- the tcirg1 gene encoding V-type proton ATPase 116 kDa subunit a isoform X2 yields MGSMFRSEEVCLVQLFLQSGSAYNCVSELGELGLVEFRDLNPNVNAFQRKFVGEVRRCEELEKTFTFLEQEISRSLSPPLQGPLPLPCPMPSAPQPRELITIEEESERLARELREVSRNRDSLRAQQTQLSQYKGVLNKTHSITASHAPPPALESHGLFDNRQDVRLSFVAGVVHPWKVPSFERLLWRACRGYIIVDFREMDQRLEHPDTGEMVQWTVFLISFWGDQIGQKVKKICDCFHTQTFAYPESPAEREEILQGLNSRIEDIKSVLSQTEAFLQQLLLRSVAILPQWKVRVQKCKAIQMVLNLCSPSVTDKCLIAEAWCPTAKLPELQSALREGGRKSGSGVDSFYNRLPTSTPPPTLFPLNSFTAGFQNIVDAYGVAGYREVNPAVYTIITFPFLFAVMFGDVGHGILMSLAALWMVLEEKDPKLKSSNNEIWKMMFGGRYLILLMGLFSIYTGAIYNECFSRSLSTFASGWHVGPMFDKNIWNASVLGGNKFLSMDPVVSGVFTSPYPFGIDPVWGMANNKLTFLNSYKMKMSVIIGVIHMTFGVCLSFFNYWHFKKMSSVFFVLIPELFFMLCLFGYLVFMVVFKWIAYTPAQSKIAPSILIHFIDMFLFTDNPDNPQLFKGQLVVQKVLVVLALCSVPVLLLGKPMCQYLTFRRRRRQPLHQEEDRRPLVTEDGSVNTRQGEVEGGAPAEEEEFDVADVFMHQAIHTIEYCLGCISNTASYLRLWALSLAHAQLSEVLWTMVMHIALKWPGYLGSAILVLIFAFFAVLTVSILLVMEGLSAFLHALRLHWVEFQNKFYSGNGYKLVPFSFTSLVHASSAI; encoded by the exons ATGGGTTCCATGTTTCGTAGCGAAGAGGTGTGCCTTGTGCAGCTCTTCCTCCAGTCCGGATCGGCCTACAACTGTGTCAGTGAGCTAGGAGAGCTGGGCCTGGTGGAGTTCAGAGAT TTGAATCCCAACGTGAATGCTTTCCAGAGGAAGTTTGTGGGTGAGGTCAGACGATGCGAGGAACTTGAGAAGACGTTTA CCTTCCTGGAGCAGGAGATCAGTCGCTCCTTGTCTCCGCCCCTGCAGGgtcctcttcctctcccctgCCCAATGCCCTCTGCCCCGCAACCACGTGAGCTCATCACCATAGAGGAGGAGAGCGAGAGGTTAGCCAGGGAGCTCAGGGAG GTTTCCAGGAATAGAGACAGCCTTCGGGCCCAACAGACCCAGCTCAGTCAATACAAAGGAGTTCTGAACAAAACGCactcaatcacagcttcacat GCTCCGCCCCCTGCACTCGAAAGCCACGGGCTGTTTGACAACCGGCAAGATGTCCgtctcag tttTGTTGCAGGAGTGGTGCACCCTTGGAAGGTGCCCTCGTTTGAGCGGCTGCTTTGGAGAGCGTGTCGAGGATACATCATTGTGGATTTCAGGGAGATGGACCAACGGTTGGAACACCCAGACACA GGAGAAATGGTGCAATGGACTGTGTTCCTCATTTCTTTCTGGGGAGACCAGATTGGGCAGAAAGTTAAGAAGATATGTGATTg CTTCCACACGCAGACATTTGCATATCCTGAGAGCCCAGCTGAAAGAGAGGAAATTCTGCAGGGCCTTAATAGCAGAATTGAAGACATTAAATCA GTGCTGTCTCAGACTGAGGccttcctgcagcagctgttgCTGCGATCAGTTGCCATTCTCCCCCAGTGGAAGGTGCGGGTCCAGAAGTGCAAAGCAATCCAGATGGTGTTGAACCTCTGCAGCCCGTCTGTCACAGACAAATGTCTGATTGCCGAGGCCTGGTGTCCCACTGCCAAGCTGCCAGAGCTGCAGAGCGCCTtgagggagggaggg AGGAAGAGCGGCAGCGGGGTTGACTCCTTCTACAACCGCCTGCCCACTTCTACTCCCCCTCCAACTCTGTTTCCCCTCAACTCTTTCACAGCTGGCTTCCAGAACATTGTTGATGCCTACGGAGTAGCCGGCTACCGCGAAGTCAACCCAG CGGTGTACACTATAATTACGTTCCCCTTCCTGTTCGCCGTCATGTTTGGGGATGTGGGTCATGGGATTCTCATGTCCCTGGCTGCCCTCTGGATGGTCCTTGAGGAGAAGGACCCCAAACTCAAGAGTAGTAATAATGAG ATCTGGAAGATGATGTTTGGAGGAAGGTATCTGATTCTCCTGATGGGACTGTTCTCCATCTACACCGGCGCTATTTACAACGAGTGTTTCAGCAGAAGTCTGAGTACCTTCGCCTCAGGGTGGCACGTTGGCCCCATGTTTGACAAGAACATATGGAA TGCATCAGTTCTAGGGGGGAACAAGTTCTTGAGCATGGATCCTGTTGTGTCCGGTGTTTTCACCAGCCCATACCCGTTTGGAATTGACCCA GTTTGGGGCATGGCTAACAACAAACTAACCTTCTTAAACTCCTACAAGATGAAGATGTCAGTCATCATCGGCGTCATACACATGACTTTTGGAGTCTGCTTGTCATTCTTCAACTACTG gcACTTTAAAAAGATGAGCAGCGTGTTCTTTGTTCTAATCCCAGAGCTGTTCTTCATGCTGTGTCTGTTCGGTTACCTGGTGTTCATGGTGGTCTTTAAGTGGATTGCCTACACCCCTGCTCAGTCCAAAATTGCTCCCAGTATTTTAATCCACTTTATAGACATGTTCCTCTTCACTGACAACCCAGACAACCCGCAGCTTTTCAAGGGACAG CTGGTGGTGCAGAAGGTTTTGGTAGTGCTGGCTCTCTGCTCAGTCCCGGTCCTGCTGCTGGGGAAGCCCATGTGTCAGTACCTCACATTTAGGAGGAGACGACGACAACCCTTG CACCAGGAGGAAGACAGACGCCCGCTGGTGACGGAGGACGGCTCTGTCAACACTCGCCAGGGGGAGGTGGAGGGTGGAGCTCCAGCAGAAGAGGAA GAGTTTGATGTTGCTGATGTGTTCATGCATCAAGCCATCCACACCATAGAATACTGCCTGGGCTGTATATCCAACACAGCGTCTTACCTTCGACTCTGGGCCCTCAGTTTGGCACATGCAC AGCTGTCGGAGGTGCTCTGGACGATGGTCATGCACATAGCGCTGAAATGGCCGGGCTACCTGGGCTCTGCCATTCTAGTCTTGATTTTTGCCTTCTTTGCAGTGTTAACGGTTTCCATCCTCCTAGTTATGGAAGGCCTCTCAGCTTTCCTGCATGCTCTCCGTCTGCACTG GGTGGAATTTCAGAATAAGTTCTACAGCGGAAACGGCTACAAACTCGTCCCTTTCTCCTTCACATCTTTGGTCCACGCCTCTTCAGCGATATGA